The genomic DNA tatgtaatatttgtaGGGACCACCCCTAAACGAACGCGTGGTAGCCTCACAAAACACTCCTCCATTGAACACGTGGCATGTCCAACCCCATGTCTAGATGCGCACAAGGACCTACACTTGGCACGTCCAAACCCTCCATCCGGACGACCATGGGACTAACACACACCTCCCCTGTTCGGATGTCCTATCCGGATTCAGTGGCTAGCGTCTCAAACAAGAGTCTTGACCACGTCTCGCGGGcaatcattattcattttaccaAAAACATGCTCGACGGGACTTTCCTGTGTCACTTCTGGCAACCTACCACGACCTTTCCTACGCCGCCTGCATAGCGAAAAGACAAGGACAATGACAAGTCATTCTCCCACAATATCTGACAGCCGCCTGTAGGATAATAATAGCTTTGCCACCATCTAAGCACCCTCATAACAAGCCAAAAAGTTTTCCCACCATTAAAGGGGACAAAACTCCTTACACTATAAAAGGCCCTCacacagtaaaaaaaaaaaggtgagcaTTCATAAAGAAAAGGGCCCCGTAAAAAATATCCAAATGTTAGAAAGCAAAACTAATAAAGCTAttggagggtgtgtccggacccCCTGTCCGAACATCTTTTGCAAGTCAAAGGAAGGAAGTATCATCTTCAGTTGAGAATGCGCATTCGTCAGGCAATTACAGTGGTCCGGTAACATTAGCCCTCAACAATATTATCAtcttattaaaatgataaaaaaactttcttgaCTCTTATTACatcttttattaaaactttCTTGATTCCTATTGtaagttttcttatttttatattcttttaattttaaattttattttgaaaatgaatttatattaattgattacaaaataagaaattaatttaagaaaaaaattaattcaatataaaataacatttatttttgtatggcaTTTACATTACCATCTACAAAATTCTAGctttaataagaaaagaaaacaaaaatcaatggTCAGGATAATTTACacttctataatattttttttctttataaattataaaataattaatttttaatattaatatttataaataatatatccataaaTTATACATCAGATTTagtatacaaaattaattaattttttaatatatatcttttaaataattttattattataaacatttattattagttataaaaatatggattttattattaaaaatatctgcaaattagtttttttttaaaaaaaaattagtttaaaaaataaaaaggaaattgagGAAAGAGTCTCtttgtaaaaaatttctttctaaaaattGGTATCTTCAAGAGGAGATTTTGGTTGCTTCAAAGAAGTTGTCTCGCCCTAAAAATCGAGAAACGTCTCTTTTCATGTGGCAATTCATTACTGTGGTTGCTTTCCTACATGCCAAAGCCACACTAATCTTggaaatatttatagaaatggGGGGAGTCTATGAGAAGACGACGGTGCAGCTAGGTTTGTCAACTGTACAGGTTTAAAGCCTACTTCTAGACCTTCCTTTTTCTTAGTCATGTTCAAGCGTTGATTTTCCGTTTGACCTGTAGAGCGGGGCCGTCGTGGCGGGGGGTTCGCCCGTACACGTACACCAGTATTCCATGGACGATGGCACAGCTGATCATATTGACAACAAACCAATCCAGTACTCCCAAACTAGCACATCCGACATAGCATGACATGTAAAGCCAGGACTGAGACAAAAAAGGTGGGTGGCTTATAAAGGTTGGAATGGAAAAGGTTAGGGCGAAGTCGCACCTTGCTTTGGCACTTTACGAACCAGTATGTTAAACTAATTCAATATTATTAAGAGAAGAAACACAATGAATTGAGTTCACACACCCCAAAACAGGAAGTTGCTTTCATTTCTCTCTAGGAACTGGTCACCCGGAACCGTCCCTGGCTGGCTGTCTTGACTCTTGCTTGGTGTTCATAATGggtttctagaaaaaaaaaccagtCTCCCAGCTCATCCACACTTCAAtagttaagaaaattttggattaaaaaaaaaaaaattatatccaaaAAGCTGAAATAGTGTTCCAGGCTTCCAGCAGAGTGGGTGAACTTTCTATGAATAATCAAAAGAACTCACATTCTGCATTCTTGGTAAATATGTCAAAAGTATATCTTTACTTCCTCTCCAATGATACAAAGTATAAACCATGTCATTTCATCAATGATCCATGTTTTTAACACagaattgataaaaaaaaaagatcaaatgaAATATACACATACCAAGAGAGAGCAGTACAAGCTAAACTATTACAGTACAGAAGTGTATTTCCATAGAGGCTCAAATATGAAAGCATAAGGGAGAAGAGAACATATTGTCacccaaacaaacaaataattcaCTGAATTACGTGTAGCAAGTCGAGAAAATGGCAAACTCAATCTCAACATGAGAAATCCCACTTATTTTCACTGATGCAAGGCCAAGAACTAACAAAAACATCTGTACCAGAAAAGATTTAGTCCCCCCTTGAAGACAGAAATCTGCTTACTTACAACTTCAACCAATCCAAGCAAGGACATAGGCCCCAGCAAAACCTAGATGGGTAGTAGTCCTTTAAGTATACCTCCCTGCTAAAGCCAATGATATAGAAACTGAAGGACTGACGACGATGAGCCATTGTGACACGTGTCACTGGTACAACAGAGATACTGTGCCTCTCACATACGACCCTTGCAGTAGGAGGTACAGGAGATCTATCTGCAATTACTTCCGAAGAAAACTTGTTGAGAAAGAACGAATCAGCAAAAAATGCAGGGGTGCACTGGTGGGCCTGAGTATTGCACAACTGGACCCCTTTGGCTCTGTGGAAAACCTCATCAGGAACTGAAGCTGCCCCACTAGTTGCACTTACTTTTCTGGTTGAAAGTGTCTTCCTGCAAAGGCAATCACTTTTCTATGTCATCTAACATTCAAATGGCTTTTTACAGATAGATTTATACATATGTGCtttattttgagaaaacaaatttttacatATCAAGCAGATGTGTTTACTCTGGGAAGGCAATTTTTTACAGGTTCAAGAAAACATGAATAATTTGATACCACTGTTCTGTTCTTAATAGAAACCATTGAGTTTTTTAATAATGGGATATTAGAAGCTAACTATAGATGGCATCACTCTTGCATTTCATACAGATGGTATTCTTCATGAGGTCCCCCATCAAAAACCATcttggtgaaaatttgaaactaatgtTATTGATAGTTATTGTGAGTTAAATGAAGCACAATGATCTATGTTCATCAAGATGATTTCAAGACATGGGACTCGTCAAAGCGAACCGTTGCTCTTTTATACATAAAATTGAGTATATCTGAATCATGATTACTACCATAAATAAGTAACACAGGAATGTAAAATCCTGACCATAATTGTTATGAACTTATAACACACAATATGAGACAACATGGTACATTAGTTTTACTGCCAAAAGATATTCATCAATAGCATGTATCTTATCAAAATGTATCTACGATACATATATGATACACAATAAAACACAATAGTTtgtaagaaaaatgaaatttgaaaaaataaataaataaaatctatattttaattgtttaaaatgtattCTAAAGTTAGAAATTGTTGATAAAAGAGTAAGAGAGAGATAAAATAATCCAACATAAAAAAACATTGCACACTTGCTGTCAAAGGCAAGTATGaaatagtaaaatttaaataaatttattcttgtaataaatattatttcatataatccaaatgtcaaacttgaaCATGCTGGCAAATGAAAATCGTTGctttacatattattttttcttttttggatctTTTTTCCTTCGGCAGAGGTAATGATCATGAACTTGAAAGGTAGTACTTTGAAGGTAGCAAGTAAATATATAGATGTCAACAAGACATCCAAGTATTTTTTACTAGTTGAAATTTGgagttaaaaatcataattcaaattcaaaaagtaaatattttggAACTCCTTCACATTACAATGTATCATTCAATTAAGGAGAATTTGTGAAAACTCTAGTTTTCGATGTTTTTCATGTGTGTATACTATCAATGAATGTCTATATTTTAACTCTTTCAAAAACTTTCCTAAAACTAGTTATACATTGTCAGATACTTCATTCTTCCAATATATGAtatgcatatttattttttctatatatatatatcctacaATGTATATGATacatgaaaatagaaaaaatgatgcACTGAACAGTTTATGGGTTAATAACTAGGTAAACATCCTCCCTATACTCTGGCTTGGCTCGTAGCCACCAATCCATCACCAGCATAGTACTATGTGTGCCATATTCACATAATCAGCTTAGCATCAAGTGCATTCAGACCTCCAGCCAAGACAATGTTTCATGCCAAAGTCTTAACCTACATCTAATTTCATATGATGGTTGTAGAAGGTACATATAGATCAGGTGTTCCCTATCATCTAATCActgagagaagaaagaaaaaaatcaggATAATGGTCATCTAAACAAAGAGTCATAGAACATAAAAGAGGAATATAGATGTTAACAGATGGCTACTTACAATCTACATGTAATGATTGATGAGTAACTACATCAAGCTTAAATGAAGTTCTCAAATACTGCAATAGAACTGACTCCATTTCATCACAACTTAATGAGGATTAGTTGGCGCTGTAAATTGATAGCACTTGTgctttctaatttctttaacCACTGCAATAAGGGTATGCTTTGTATCAGGATCTAACATACGTACCATCTAATCACAGCAACATCGTGTGTCAAAAGAGAACCACCTCCACGACACAACTCACATTTAATTAGCCCACGGGATCCACAAATGGGGCAAGAAATATTGCCCTTACCATTGCATTTCACACATCTGCAGAGGCAAAACCATTAAGGTTACATGAGCCATGAGAAACTCACCAAAGCCTACTCTCTTGCTTTCATCCATCaataaacagaaaaataaaaagctcaCTTTGTGTCGGATCCATCTCTATGAGCAATTAAACCCCTTCCATGGCAAGTAGGACACTGACTCATCCGGTTCTCATTGTAAAACCCAGGTTCTTGACCTGGATTGCATGTAGAACACACAATATCTCCCCGTCCCGCACAACCTGTGAATCCTTTCTAAAGCTGTGTTAGAACTAAGCAATAAAGATTGCAACTATTGAAATATGGAGTACAGTTTACAAATTCAAGAACCCAACAAAAGCTAacttcattaataaaatacaaaaacaaaggTAACTAGAGAGAAAGTGGAACATAACAGAAtaattatgaacaaaaattagcACAACTTTACAACTGAAAATTATAGCTTATCAATCCTACAGATCCTCCAGAATCCTTACCTGAGCATTTCTCAATAGCTTCAGAATGAGGAATTTTGGCACGTGATTCTTTATGGGGTTGAAATAGAACAGGGAATTCAGACCTCAGATCCAATTCCCAGATTCCTAGTCCAGGCCCTTTATCCTTTCCATCAATTTTGCCGCCACCATGGTATGGTTCTCTTTCTTTTATGATTTCCCTCTCCTCTATAAAAGTTTCTAGAGTTCCTACATAAACATTGCAATCTTCCACTGCATGAATCTTCCAAGTACGAGCTGGACGACTTCCCCAGCAGCAACGATGACCAACATGATCAATGAGTAACTCCCGTATCTCCACCTCATCTAATATTTGCCTAcaagttaattaattttatcaataaaaatgttGTGATAGATAGATGgaataaaacaatttatctGCTTTTGCTTTCACATGCAAAAGAATGCACATGTGATTGCCTGATTCCTGAGAAAAATGAACAATTAAAGCCCATTTTCTAATAGCAAAAATTTGCCTCAATTTGATATTTGTAAAAACTagctaaaataatttttttttttttaattatcaatattttgatCACAGACTTCTAATCCTCCAAGAAGTGCCTCATTTACTCTAAAATCAACTTCCACAAATTTAAGTGTAAAATGGAAAATAGATGACCAAAGCAAAGGATAATTTAAGATATAGGCTATTTGACCATCCCCAACCAGAAATAAGTGAATCAAGGAAGATGGCTCCAAAATGAGTTACAGATGCTCCTAGGAAAAGATTGATCCAAACTGTGAATTACAGTACAAATacaactaagaaaaaaataaagaaagtgcCTGTGCATTGTCTTATGCAAATAATTTCATAGTGCAGCATGCAGACAtcccaataaaaattaaatatgccTACTGAAAGCATCTTAATCGAccttttccaaattttgattataatagACTCATGACCTGAACATAAATgaaacaacaattttaattatgtgAACCTCAGACACCACCTAATTAGGGTCGGTTATGACTCCCAAGAAACGCAAATTTATTCATGTGTGAAGCAAATAGTTATCCAATAAAGCTATGTCATCTCCCTCAACAACAATAACACTCACTCCCTAAACCACAACCACCcccccataaaaaaaataaaaatttataataattaagtacccatttggatacacttcctgccttttcttttcaaaatgaaaaacttCTATATAAATGTAGAGCATCTTATACAAAAAAAGTACAGAATTATCTTATGTCtataaaaatcactttcaaattaCCTAAAATTTGAGGtggtaaaatttttttaataccctGATTTTTTAACTAGTTTTTAGAACCATCACTTTTTCAATATAAGTATATAAGAGTTcttgtatcttatataaaagttactattatttttttatttaaaaacatgaagTGTATCTAAATAGACACTAAGCATTCAATTGTTCAATGGAGATTGAATGCTTTCGTCACATTTTACTTAACATTTGAAAGTACATAGCCATTATCAAGCACAGGgccattaaaaaaatagtgtCACCAGTACAAGTGTACAACTAATGATTCAAGGTACATTCGTGATTTTCATGAAATGTAGGCACTCCAAATTGTTTGTTAAATATTAGTGTTGACGGCTGCTGTCACTCTTTATAATTACCTCATTACACATATAAATTGTAGGTGAAACTATATATCACACAATCAATTCAATTTCTATCATAAATACAAGCATACACAAATGCAATTAAAGGAGTAGATCGTCCAATCTAACCTCTGAAGTTCATTAGTGTTTCCACCATAATCTCCACCATATGCACCCTGACATACAATAGCTTGCTCTGCAACAAGTGACTTATTATGGTTTTAAATGAGTACAATAATCAAGCAAAACTACCATTCAGCATAAATTGTTCCAATTTATTTCACACAAAATATGCTTATATTGAAATTGAGAATAGCATGTCATCATAACATTGATGCATGAATCACCTCAAGTGAATCGATTAACAATGAAAGTAAGACACGGCTAGCCTATACTTTCCTATCCAAACCAATGGTTGAGCATATAGTTGTTCATGGCTTCCTTGGTCTAAATAGCTAGAAGTTCATTCAGAATTGAATGATGTACTAAGATATGTTGTGCTTTTATGCATATCCTGGTTCCAAAATTCAGCACCTAGTCCCTTTTctattcttccttttttttttttttttactgattaAGCCAAAACAATGTGATGGTCAGCTTGAAACTTTTTGGTGaaattcatccaaatatttCAATCCCCGCCCTTCCAACCCCCACATCAACACCCCTCcccccaaaaaaattattaaaaaaagtcaattttgatatttaaaaaaaaatatatatatatatatatatatatatatatatatatatatcaggaTGCATATGGTTCATAAATGACGAACTTCCTTGGTGGGTGTTGACGAGATGATCATCACTGTTAACCAGAAAATCAGAAACTTCACTTCTTTAAACTGAGCAATTAAAAGATAAATGACGGAACAATACGCCTGATCAGCCTTAACTAAACCCCAAAATTAGACGATCCATTAACttaaattcaacaaaataaaactacaaATAGCGAATTGGGAATAGAAAATTAGATTACCGTCAGGATCAGGCTCCGGGGAACTGATCAAGGCGGC from Vitis riparia cultivar Riparia Gloire de Montpellier isolate 1030 chromosome 8, EGFV_Vit.rip_1.0, whole genome shotgun sequence includes the following:
- the LOC117920840 gene encoding protein SSUH2 homolog isoform X2, yielding MEEQQTMEVPFLSAKSEIADKESERLSSYQYVGRTGSVIPTASLAGTEVSVEEIRSAAAFSDYYPPSLHAALISSPEPDPDEQAIVCQGAYGGDYGGNTNELQRQILDEVEIRELLIDHVGHRCCWGSRPARTWKIHAVEDCNVYVGTLETFIEEREIIKEREPYHGGGKIDGKDKGPGLGIWELDLRSEFPVLFQPHKESRAKIPHSEAIEKCSGCAGRGDIVCSTCNPGQEPGFYNENRMSQCPTCHGRGLIAHRDGSDTKCVKCNGKGNISCPICGSRGLIKCELCRGGGSLLTHDVAVIRWKTLSTRKVSATSGAASVPDEVFHRAKGVQLCNTQAHQCTPAFFADSFFLNKFSSEVIADRSPVPPTARVVCERHSISVVPVTRVTMAHRRQSFSFYIIGFSREVYLKDYYPSRFCWGLCPCLDWLKL
- the LOC117920840 gene encoding protein SSUH2 homolog isoform X1 — encoded protein: MEEQQTMEVPFLSEAKSEIADKESERLSSYQYVGRTGSVIPTASLAGTEVSVEEIRSAAAFSDYYPPSLHAALISSPEPDPDEQAIVCQGAYGGDYGGNTNELQRQILDEVEIRELLIDHVGHRCCWGSRPARTWKIHAVEDCNVYVGTLETFIEEREIIKEREPYHGGGKIDGKDKGPGLGIWELDLRSEFPVLFQPHKESRAKIPHSEAIEKCSGCAGRGDIVCSTCNPGQEPGFYNENRMSQCPTCHGRGLIAHRDGSDTKCVKCNGKGNISCPICGSRGLIKCELCRGGGSLLTHDVAVIRWKTLSTRKVSATSGAASVPDEVFHRAKGVQLCNTQAHQCTPAFFADSFFLNKFSSEVIADRSPVPPTARVVCERHSISVVPVTRVTMAHRRQSFSFYIIGFSREVYLKDYYPSRFCWGLCPCLDWLKL